Proteins encoded in a region of the Acidobacteriota bacterium genome:
- a CDS encoding glycosyltransferase encodes MHIVHITPHLPPDQAANAILPAQAGEWSKARGHEVRYLAHPPAQGGGMVGPAAGPVEWVPRREGVPALSRLLRIDAVQRTRHISGLLDRIAANANLLHLHSNGLLVEAAARWATRHRVPYVLTLYGTEIWHYRKKWPLDLFTRAYQGAAAVTFYSQGLMARAVELGLDRPNLSVVYPAVPEMFAVHDQATRHAWRDALGIREPRLIVNVKRLHELAGQTYLIEAFAKVRQARQDVRLVVCGTGSLRESLESQAAALGMTDAVTFAGLVGNDQVARYTAAADVFALPSLLEALPTVAVEALASGTPVVSADHPGGLELHEIFGADVAVVPRKDAGRLATALLDALATGRRTSPATDAALARLFRPGAIAEQYEALYQRVATR; translated from the coding sequence ATGCACATAGTTCACATCACGCCCCACTTGCCACCTGACCAGGCGGCGAATGCCATCCTGCCGGCGCAGGCCGGGGAATGGTCGAAGGCGCGGGGGCATGAGGTGCGGTATCTGGCGCATCCACCGGCGCAGGGCGGGGGCATGGTGGGGCCGGCGGCCGGGCCGGTGGAGTGGGTGCCGCGGCGCGAGGGCGTGCCTGCGCTGTCCAGACTCCTGCGGATCGATGCCGTGCAACGGACCCGGCACATCAGCGGCCTGCTCGACCGCATCGCGGCCAATGCGAACTTGCTGCACCTGCACAGCAACGGACTTCTGGTGGAAGCTGCCGCGCGGTGGGCCACCCGCCATCGTGTGCCGTATGTGCTGACGCTCTACGGGACGGAGATCTGGCACTACCGAAAGAAGTGGCCGCTCGATCTTTTTACGCGTGCCTATCAGGGTGCTGCTGCGGTCACGTTCTACAGCCAGGGGCTGATGGCCCGTGCGGTGGAACTGGGTCTCGACCGACCGAACCTCTCGGTGGTTTACCCGGCCGTGCCGGAGATGTTCGCCGTCCATGACCAGGCGACCAGGCACGCATGGCGCGACGCGCTCGGCATCCGCGAACCCCGCCTCATCGTCAACGTCAAACGGCTGCATGAACTGGCGGGACAGACGTACCTGATCGAGGCGTTCGCCAAAGTCCGGCAGGCGCGGCAGGACGTGCGCCTCGTGGTGTGCGGTACGGGTTCGCTGCGCGAAAGCCTGGAGTCGCAGGCCGCAGCGCTCGGCATGACGGATGCGGTGACGTTTGCCGGCCTCGTCGGCAACGACCAGGTGGCTCGCTACACGGCGGCCGCGGACGTCTTCGCGCTGCCCTCGTTGCTTGAAGCGCTTCCCACCGTGGCGGTTGAAGCGCTGGCGTCGGGAACGCCCGTTGTATCGGCCGACCATCCAGGCGGGCTGGAACTCCATGAAATCTTCGGCGCCGACGTTGCGGTGGTGCCCAGGAAGGATGCCGGGCGCCTGGCCACAGCGCTCCTCGATGCGCTGGCCACGGGCCGCCGCACAAGCCCCGCCACCGACGCGGCGCTGGCCCGCCTGTTCAGGCCCGGTGCCATCGCCGAGCAGTACGAGGCCCTGTACCAGCGCGTTGCGACCCGCTGA
- a CDS encoding dehydrogenase E1 component subunit alpha/beta: MKSADATATAAATFEGLTRADLLQAYKTMLTSRRIDDKEIQLKNQSLIFFQISGAGHEAIMAATGMQMKPGHDWFYPYYRDRALCLAIGMTPLEMFLSGVGAAADPNSAGRQMPSHWGHKALNIVSQSSPTGTQCLQAVGCAEAGRLYERLTDIPEREHKFEKDEVVYVSLGDGTVSEGEFWEALNAACVGKLPVLFMIEDNGYAISVPVKVQTAGGDMSKLVENWPDLKVLRCDGTDFLESYRTAAEALAWCRDRKGPALVHAKVVRPYSHSLSDDEKLYKTPAERADEARRDPITKLAAWLKTEGLATEGDLAEIAKAVDAEVNEAADAALKAAKPAKDTAGHFVYSPDVDPSSAGFDSPAEEGAKPDTMVAAINHTMKDEMARNPRIVMFGEDVADATDEAKLSEVQGKGGVFKVTHGLQKAYGGTRVFNSPLAEANIIGRAIGMATRGIKPVVEIQFFDYIWPAMMQLRNEMSMMRYRSGNFFSCPMVVRTAIGGYLRGGAPYHSQSGESIFAHCPGIRIAYPSNAHDAAGLLRTAIRCDDPVLFLEHKHLYRQTYNKGGYTGTEHMIPFGKAAIKREGTDVTVVTWGALVQRSLLAAQQAEKDGISVQVIDLRTIMPYDWDTIATAVQQTNRLVIAHEDQLTCGFGAELAARAVSDLFAYLDAPVARVAAMDNPVAYAPDLEEVILPGSADVLAAILATARY, encoded by the coding sequence ATGAAGTCAGCAGACGCCACCGCCACCGCCGCCGCAACGTTCGAAGGTCTCACGCGCGCCGATTTGCTGCAGGCGTACAAGACCATGCTCACGTCGCGCCGGATCGATGACAAAGAAATCCAGCTCAAGAATCAGAGCCTGATTTTTTTCCAGATCAGCGGCGCCGGGCACGAGGCCATCATGGCGGCCACCGGCATGCAGATGAAGCCGGGGCACGACTGGTTTTATCCCTACTATCGCGATCGCGCGCTCTGCCTGGCGATTGGCATGACGCCGCTTGAGATGTTCCTGAGCGGCGTGGGCGCGGCCGCCGACCCCAACAGCGCGGGCCGCCAGATGCCGTCGCACTGGGGACACAAAGCGCTCAACATCGTGTCGCAGTCCAGCCCCACCGGCACACAGTGCCTCCAAGCCGTTGGCTGCGCCGAAGCCGGCCGCCTGTACGAACGCCTCACAGATATTCCTGAACGGGAGCACAAGTTCGAGAAGGACGAAGTGGTCTACGTCTCTCTCGGCGACGGTACGGTCAGCGAAGGCGAGTTCTGGGAGGCGCTCAACGCGGCCTGCGTGGGCAAGCTGCCGGTGCTCTTCATGATTGAAGACAACGGCTACGCCATTTCCGTGCCCGTCAAAGTGCAGACGGCCGGCGGCGACATGTCGAAGCTCGTCGAAAACTGGCCCGACCTCAAAGTGCTGCGCTGCGACGGCACCGACTTCCTCGAAAGCTACCGCACCGCGGCTGAAGCGCTCGCCTGGTGTCGCGACCGCAAGGGCCCGGCGCTGGTGCACGCGAAAGTGGTGCGGCCGTACTCGCACTCATTGTCGGACGATGAGAAGTTGTACAAGACGCCGGCGGAGCGGGCGGACGAAGCGCGGCGGGATCCGATCACGAAGCTGGCGGCGTGGCTGAAAACAGAGGGTCTGGCCACCGAAGGCGACCTCGCCGAGATCGCGAAGGCCGTGGATGCGGAAGTGAACGAAGCCGCAGACGCCGCCCTCAAGGCCGCGAAGCCTGCCAAAGACACTGCGGGCCACTTCGTGTATTCGCCCGACGTCGACCCTTCGAGCGCCGGGTTCGACAGCCCAGCCGAAGAAGGAGCCAAGCCCGACACCATGGTGGCGGCCATCAACCACACCATGAAAGATGAAATGGCGCGCAACCCGCGCATTGTCATGTTCGGTGAGGACGTGGCGGATGCCACAGACGAAGCCAAGCTTTCGGAAGTGCAGGGCAAGGGCGGTGTGTTCAAGGTGACGCACGGCCTGCAGAAGGCCTACGGCGGCACGCGGGTGTTCAACTCGCCGCTGGCCGAAGCCAACATCATTGGGCGGGCCATCGGGATGGCGACGCGGGGCATCAAGCCGGTGGTGGAGATTCAGTTCTTCGACTACATCTGGCCGGCGATGATGCAGCTGCGCAACGAGATGTCGATGATGCGGTACCGGTCGGGCAACTTCTTTTCGTGCCCGATGGTGGTGCGCACGGCGATCGGCGGGTACCTGCGCGGCGGCGCGCCGTACCACAGCCAGTCGGGCGAGAGCATCTTCGCGCATTGCCCCGGCATTCGCATTGCGTATCCGTCCAACGCGCACGATGCGGCCGGCCTGTTGCGTACGGCCATTCGCTGCGACGACCCGGTCCTGTTCCTGGAACACAAACACCTGTATCGCCAGACGTACAACAAGGGCGGATACACGGGCACCGAGCACATGATTCCGTTCGGCAAGGCCGCCATCAAGCGCGAAGGCACAGACGTGACGGTGGTCACCTGGGGCGCACTCGTGCAGCGGTCACTGCTCGCCGCGCAACAGGCGGAGAAGGACGGCATCAGCGTGCAGGTGATCGACCTGCGCACGATCATGCCGTATGACTGGGACACCATTGCGACCGCGGTGCAGCAGACCAATCGCCTGGTCATCGCGCACGAAGACCAGCTCACCTGCGGCTTCGGCGCCGAGCTCGCGGCCCGCGCGGTCAGCGACCTCTTCGCGTATCTCGACGCGCCCGTGGCGCGCGTCGCTGCGATGGACAACCCCGTCGCCTACGCACCCGATTTGGAAGAAGTGATTCTTCCGGGATCTGCGGACGTGCTCGCCGCGATTCTCGCCACGGCGCGATACTGA
- the murJ gene encoding murein biosynthesis integral membrane protein MurJ, with the protein MSERLAKSAGTVGLAVMTSRILGLIRDQVMAAFFGLTMAHDAFNIAMRVPSLVRDLFAEGAMSAAFIPTFTRYWKEQGQAAAWRLGNLVLNALMVVTGTLVILGMIFAEPLLSLLPKEFSGPDGQNLLSLTVSITRIVLPFLMLVAVAVALSGMLNSLRRFFVPAMSPAIYNVGVIFSAIAIIPVCTWLGWNPIFGIAIGTLIGGVGQIVFQLPLLRREGFRYQPVLSFRDPGMREILLLMGPGTLGLAASQVNLIVNTYLAVGEGEGAVTALQLAFRLMYLPIGLFGVSVATAAIPEIARQVNAGALGEVRRTVSSSIRMMLMLSVPATIGLMALSGPIVELIFERGQFTSESTRMTALALLCYAPGLIGYSAVKIASPTFYAMKDARTPVLVSVSTIALNLVLNLTLVRVFSFQGLALGTAIAALFNSGVLMYLLSRRIDGVEGGRVLLSFMKILMASLAMGAAAVVTEAWLDATLPPLDSLLAWLPGDMVAATARTLRAGVRVGAAIGVGLAVLALAATALRLHEFTSVRARIMARLRRTKEK; encoded by the coding sequence ATGTCTGAACGACTGGCCAAATCGGCCGGAACGGTCGGCTTGGCGGTGATGACCAGCCGCATCCTCGGGCTCATCCGGGATCAGGTCATGGCCGCGTTCTTCGGCCTGACCATGGCGCACGACGCGTTCAACATCGCGATGCGGGTGCCCAGCCTGGTGCGCGACCTGTTCGCCGAAGGCGCGATGAGCGCGGCGTTCATCCCGACCTTTACCCGCTACTGGAAGGAACAGGGGCAGGCCGCAGCCTGGCGCCTGGGCAACCTCGTCCTCAACGCCCTGATGGTGGTGACGGGCACCCTGGTCATCCTCGGGATGATCTTCGCCGAGCCTCTGCTGAGCCTGCTGCCGAAGGAGTTCTCGGGGCCGGACGGCCAGAATTTGCTGTCACTGACCGTCAGCATCACGCGGATCGTGCTGCCCTTCCTGATGCTTGTGGCCGTGGCCGTGGCGCTCAGCGGGATGCTCAATTCGCTGCGGCGGTTCTTCGTGCCCGCCATGTCACCGGCCATTTACAACGTCGGGGTGATCTTCAGCGCGATCGCGATCATCCCCGTGTGCACGTGGCTTGGCTGGAATCCCATCTTCGGCATCGCCATCGGCACGCTGATCGGCGGCGTCGGCCAGATCGTGTTCCAGTTGCCGCTGCTGCGTCGCGAGGGATTCCGGTACCAACCCGTCCTCAGTTTTCGCGACCCGGGCATGCGCGAGATTCTGCTGCTGATGGGGCCGGGCACGCTGGGCCTGGCGGCGTCACAGGTGAACCTCATCGTGAACACCTATCTGGCGGTTGGCGAGGGCGAGGGCGCGGTCACGGCGCTGCAACTCGCGTTTCGCCTGATGTATCTGCCCATCGGTCTCTTCGGCGTGTCGGTGGCCACGGCCGCCATTCCCGAGATCGCTCGTCAGGTGAACGCCGGCGCGCTCGGCGAGGTGCGCCGCACCGTATCGAGCAGCATCCGGATGATGCTGATGTTGAGCGTGCCGGCCACCATCGGCCTCATGGCGCTGTCGGGACCCATTGTCGAGTTGATCTTCGAACGCGGCCAGTTCACGAGCGAAAGCACACGCATGACGGCGCTTGCGCTGCTCTGCTACGCGCCTGGCCTGATCGGATATTCGGCCGTGAAAATTGCGTCGCCGACGTTTTATGCGATGAAGGATGCGCGCACTCCGGTACTGGTCAGCGTGAGCACCATCGCCCTGAACCTGGTGCTCAACCTCACGCTCGTGCGTGTGTTCAGCTTTCAGGGACTCGCGCTCGGCACGGCCATCGCAGCGCTGTTCAACTCGGGCGTGCTGATGTATTTGTTGTCGCGACGGATCGATGGCGTCGAAGGCGGCCGCGTCCTCCTGTCGTTCATGAAGATTCTGATGGCGTCGCTCGCGATGGGCGCGGCGGCCGTGGTGACCGAAGCCTGGCTGGACGCAACGTTGCCACCGCTGGACTCTCTCCTGGCCTGGCTGCCCGGCGATATGGTGGCTGCCACTGCACGCACGTTACGCGCGGGCGTTCGCGTCGGCGCCGCGATCGGCGTCGGCCTCGCAGTGCTCGCGCTTGCGGCCACCGCCCTCCGCCTGCATGAATTCACGAGCGTGCGTGCACGCATCATGGCGCGGCTGCGCCGAACGAAAGAGAAATAA
- a CDS encoding GatB/YqeY domain-containing protein, which produces MTLVTTVTQHIADAMRQRDQASLGPLRMLKAALMNREVEKGRALDDAESLQVVQQLVKQRRDSIEQFRAGGRPELADKEQAELTFLERYLPPAADPAAVAAAIDAAIISVGATSMKDMGKVIKAVTTAMAGVTVDGKSVADAVKARLAPPA; this is translated from the coding sequence ATGACACTAGTGACCACGGTGACCCAGCACATCGCCGACGCCATGCGCCAGCGCGATCAGGCGTCGCTGGGCCCCTTGCGCATGCTCAAAGCCGCCCTCATGAACCGCGAAGTCGAAAAAGGCCGCGCACTGGACGATGCGGAGTCGTTGCAGGTGGTGCAGCAGTTGGTGAAGCAGCGGCGCGATTCGATCGAACAGTTCCGGGCCGGCGGACGGCCCGAGCTGGCAGACAAGGAACAGGCCGAACTCACGTTCCTGGAACGGTATCTGCCCCCGGCCGCAGACCCGGCGGCCGTGGCCGCGGCCATTGACGCGGCGATTATCTCCGTCGGCGCCACGTCCATGAAGGACATGGGGAAGGTCATCAAGGCCGTGACGACCGCCATGGCTGGCGTGACGGTGGACGGGAAATCGGTGGCCGATGCGGTCAAGGCCAGATTGGCTCCGCCGGCCTAA
- a CDS encoding rhomboid family intramembrane serine protease, with protein MSFGPGPMTPAVQAIVIANIVVFVIMMVARTLVIDLFGLTPEAVLTQGRVWQPVTYLFLHADVFHILFNMLSVWMFGVDLERRWGTQSFVRYYAVTGVGAGICSLLVSLLPFGGDSYYIPTIGASGAVYGLLMAWGIIFPHRTILFLGIFPLTARVFVLIMGAIAFTQALGQGGGSTVSHVAHLGGMVAGYWYLKTPVRRPPQKRPGPPKPPNPAQLRRVH; from the coding sequence GTGAGTTTCGGCCCAGGCCCCATGACCCCGGCCGTGCAGGCCATCGTCATCGCCAACATCGTGGTGTTCGTGATCATGATGGTGGCGCGGACGCTGGTGATTGATCTGTTCGGCCTCACACCGGAGGCGGTGCTGACGCAGGGACGGGTCTGGCAACCGGTGACGTACCTGTTCCTGCACGCCGACGTGTTTCACATCCTGTTCAACATGTTGTCGGTCTGGATGTTCGGCGTCGATCTGGAGCGGCGCTGGGGTACGCAGTCGTTCGTGAGGTACTACGCCGTTACAGGTGTCGGCGCCGGCATCTGCTCGTTGCTGGTGTCTCTGCTGCCGTTTGGTGGCGATTCGTACTACATCCCCACCATCGGCGCGTCAGGCGCGGTCTACGGCCTGCTGATGGCCTGGGGGATCATCTTCCCGCACCGCACCATCCTGTTCCTGGGGATCTTCCCGCTCACCGCCCGTGTCTTCGTGCTCATCATGGGCGCCATTGCGTTCACCCAGGCGCTGGGACAAGGCGGGGGGTCTACGGTGTCGCACGTCGCGCACCTGGGCGGCATGGTCGCAGGCTATTGGTACTTAAAGACGCCGGTGCGCAGGCCGCCGCAAAAACGGCCGGGACCGCCGAAACCGCCCAACCCGGCCCAGCTGCGGCGCGTCCATTAG